A genome region from Streptomyces pratensis includes the following:
- a CDS encoding MFS transporter: protein MSSRPRAAWPLVAVFTAGYLAAYLLPTIVGRLSTYLGLSSAQAGLVGSALLLSSASAGFALAGRVERYGSRRPARAGLLLATLGYGCAALTTSVPLVILGVVIGGFGSGTATAVAASGIAAQHDPHRTSSLGLLSVSATAGALYLTIPHLGGGHRLPFASIALVALLVWPATARLGGSTPVGATSPVQGRLPHRRSGLVLAGGMLVWSMAQNALWGVSSRIGADQVGLSEVTVGAVFAAALGAGLLGVMGAGVLGARLGRAVPIGLGTMIIAGSIVLSSSADDLGSFATGEIAWNTFYPVVLSYLIGLAASLDVRGRWAVLAGSASSVGTACGPLLGSVLSEQAGYAVMGLILGAATLLVAAPVTAVALHTGGRPLVPGSVRRRGGAPAALLAATTNSLSGAVPKLGAPEQAVAEISVPALRRRRLVRSAFRTAGPAGGAGQSNAYASTSER from the coding sequence ATGTCCTCGCGCCCTCGCGCCGCGTGGCCCCTGGTCGCCGTGTTCACCGCCGGTTACCTCGCCGCCTATCTGCTCCCCACCATCGTCGGCCGCCTCAGCACCTATCTGGGGCTGAGCTCGGCCCAGGCCGGCCTTGTCGGCAGCGCCCTCCTGCTCAGCTCGGCCTCCGCCGGCTTCGCGCTGGCGGGACGCGTCGAGAGATACGGGTCGCGGAGACCGGCGCGGGCGGGACTTCTGCTCGCCACGCTCGGCTACGGATGCGCGGCGCTGACCACCTCGGTACCGCTGGTGATCCTGGGCGTCGTGATCGGCGGATTCGGCTCCGGCACGGCAACCGCCGTGGCGGCGTCCGGCATCGCCGCGCAGCACGACCCGCACCGGACCTCGTCGCTCGGGCTGCTCAGCGTCTCGGCGACGGCGGGAGCCCTCTACCTGACGATCCCTCACCTCGGCGGCGGCCACCGGCTGCCGTTCGCCTCCATCGCGCTGGTGGCTCTTCTCGTCTGGCCCGCCACGGCCCGGCTGGGCGGCTCCACGCCCGTCGGCGCGACGTCGCCGGTGCAGGGACGGCTGCCTCACCGGCGGTCGGGCCTGGTGCTGGCCGGCGGGATGCTCGTCTGGTCCATGGCGCAGAACGCCCTGTGGGGCGTGAGCAGCCGCATCGGTGCCGACCAGGTCGGCCTCTCCGAGGTGACCGTCGGAGCCGTCTTCGCCGCCGCGCTCGGCGCGGGCCTGCTGGGCGTCATGGGTGCGGGCGTACTGGGAGCCCGGCTCGGGCGGGCGGTGCCGATCGGCCTCGGCACGATGATCATCGCGGGGAGCATCGTGCTCAGCTCCTCCGCCGACGACCTGGGGTCGTTCGCGACCGGTGAGATCGCGTGGAACACCTTCTACCCGGTGGTCCTGTCGTATCTGATCGGGCTGGCGGCCTCCCTGGACGTGCGCGGCCGCTGGGCGGTTCTCGCGGGTTCGGCCTCATCCGTGGGCACGGCCTGCGGCCCCCTCCTCGGCAGCGTCCTGTCCGAACAGGCGGGTTACGCGGTGATGGGCCTGATCCTGGGGGCCGCCACGCTCCTGGTCGCGGCCCCCGTCACCGCGGTGGCGCTGCACACGGGCGGACGCCCGCTGGTGCCAGGTTCCGTCCGGCGCAGGGGCGGCGCCCCGGCCGCGCTCCTCGCCGCGACGACCAACAGCCTGTCCGGCGCGGTGCCCAAGCTGGGCGCGCCGGAGCAGGCGGTCGCGGAGATCAGCGTGCCGGCGCTGCGGCGCAGGCGTCTGGTGCGGAGCGCGTTCCGGACGGCCGGCCCGGCCGGCGGGGCCGGTCAGTCGAACGCGTACGCCTCGACCTCGGAGAGGTAG
- a CDS encoding adenosine deaminase: protein MHLPKAELHLHIEGTLEPELAFALAARNGVDLPYADTEELRKAYLFEDLQTFLDLYYALMAVLRTEEDFAELADAYLARAAAQGVRHAEIFFDPQAHTDRGVPIGTVIEGLGRALDRSEEAHGISTQLIMCFLRDKSAESALETLEAAKPYLRRISAVGLDSAEVGHPPAKFREVYAAATALGLRKVAHAGEEGPPEYIREALDVLGVERIDHGLRCMEDPELVDRLASERIPLTLCPLSNVRLRAIDVLEQHPLRSMMDAGLLCTVNSDDPAYFGGYVGDTFHAVHEALGLDREQLRTLARNSFEAAFLDHDEERRARYLSEVEAYAFD from the coding sequence GTGCACCTCCCCAAAGCCGAACTCCACCTCCACATCGAAGGCACCCTCGAACCCGAGCTGGCCTTCGCGCTCGCCGCACGCAACGGCGTGGACCTGCCCTACGCGGACACCGAGGAGCTGCGCAAGGCGTACCTCTTCGAGGACCTGCAGACCTTCCTCGACCTGTACTACGCCCTGATGGCGGTGCTGCGTACCGAGGAGGACTTCGCCGAACTGGCCGACGCCTACCTCGCCCGTGCCGCCGCCCAGGGTGTCCGGCACGCGGAGATCTTCTTCGACCCGCAGGCCCACACCGACCGCGGCGTGCCGATCGGCACCGTCATCGAAGGGCTCGGCAGGGCGCTGGACCGCAGCGAGGAGGCGCACGGCATCTCCACCCAGCTGATCATGTGCTTCCTGCGCGACAAGTCCGCCGAGTCGGCGCTGGAGACCCTGGAGGCCGCCAAGCCGTATCTGCGCCGCATCAGCGCCGTGGGCCTCGACTCGGCCGAGGTCGGCCACCCGCCCGCGAAGTTCCGCGAGGTGTACGCGGCGGCCACCGCCCTCGGCCTGCGCAAGGTCGCCCACGCCGGCGAGGAGGGCCCGCCGGAGTACATCCGGGAGGCCCTGGACGTCCTCGGCGTCGAACGGATCGACCACGGTCTGCGCTGCATGGAGGACCCGGAGCTGGTGGACCGGCTGGCCTCCGAGCGGATCCCGCTGACGCTCTGCCCGCTGTCCAACGTGCGGCTGCGCGCCATCGACGTCCTGGAGCAGCACCCTCTGCGGTCGATGATGGACGCCGGCCTGCTCTGCACGGTGAACTCCGACGACCCGGCCTACTTCGGCGGATACGTCGGAGACACCTTCCACGCCGTGCACGAGGCGCTCGGCCTGGACCGTGAGCAGCTGCGCACCCTCGCCCGCAACTCCTTCGAGGCGGCCTTCCTCGACCACGACGAGGAGCGCAGGGCGCGCTACCTCTCCGAGGTCGAGGCGTACGCGTTCGACTGA
- a CDS encoding ribonuclease Z produces the protein MSVRELVILGTASQVPTRHRNHNGYLLRWDGEGILFDPGEGTQRQMLRAGVAAHDIDRICVTHFHGDHSLGLAGVIQRINLDQVPHPVTVHYPASGQRFFDRLRYATAYRESVELTEAPVAADGVLVTTGSYTLDSHRLSHPVESYGYRLTEPDRLRMLPAKLAEHGIGGPDVGRIQKDGALRGIPLEEVSETRRGQRFAFVMDTRLCEGAFALAEGCDMLVIESTFLDEDSRLAADHGHLTAGQAARVAKESHVRHLVLTHFSQRYTDPDAFERQARAAGFEGELTIAQDLIRVPVPTRHT, from the coding sequence GTGTCCGTACGAGAACTCGTCATCCTCGGCACCGCCAGCCAGGTGCCGACCCGTCACCGCAACCACAACGGCTATCTGCTGCGCTGGGACGGCGAAGGCATCCTCTTCGACCCGGGCGAGGGGACCCAGCGCCAGATGCTGCGGGCGGGCGTCGCCGCGCACGACATCGACCGGATCTGCGTCACGCACTTCCACGGCGACCACTCGCTGGGCCTGGCGGGCGTGATCCAGCGGATCAACCTCGACCAGGTGCCGCATCCCGTCACCGTCCACTACCCGGCGAGCGGACAGCGCTTCTTCGACCGGCTGCGGTACGCGACCGCCTACCGCGAGTCGGTGGAGCTGACCGAGGCTCCGGTCGCCGCCGACGGGGTGCTCGTCACCACGGGTTCGTACACCCTAGACAGCCACCGGCTCTCGCACCCGGTCGAGTCCTACGGATACCGCCTCACCGAGCCGGACAGGCTGCGCATGCTGCCCGCGAAGCTCGCCGAGCACGGCATCGGCGGGCCCGACGTCGGGCGGATCCAGAAGGACGGGGCCCTGCGCGGCATCCCGCTGGAAGAGGTCTCCGAGACCCGACGCGGACAGCGCTTCGCCTTCGTCATGGACACCCGGCTCTGCGAGGGCGCGTTCGCCCTTGCCGAGGGATGCGACATGCTGGTGATCGAGTCGACGTTCCTCGACGAGGACAGCCGGCTCGCCGCCGACCACGGCCACCTCACCGCCGGCCAGGCGGCCCGGGTGGCGAAGGAGTCGCACGTACGGCACCTCGTGCTGACGCACTTCTCCCAGCGCTACACCGACCCCGACGCTTTCGAGCGCCAGGCCAGGGCAGCCGGCTTCGAAGGCGAACTGACCATCGCCCAGGACCTGATCAGGGTCCCGGTACCCACCCGCCACACGTAA
- a CDS encoding histidine triad nucleotide-binding protein: protein MAGEPQTDCLFCKIVKGDIPATIVRESETTVAFRDINPQAPTHVLVIPKAHYPDAAALAAAEPQAAADVLREAGLVAADEKLTESGYRIVLNTGAGAGQTVFHAHAHVLGGRGMQWPPG from the coding sequence ATGGCGGGAGAGCCGCAGACCGACTGCCTGTTCTGCAAGATCGTTAAAGGTGACATCCCGGCGACCATCGTCCGCGAGAGCGAGACGACCGTCGCATTCCGCGACATAAACCCTCAGGCCCCGACCCACGTCCTGGTCATCCCCAAGGCGCACTACCCGGACGCCGCCGCACTCGCCGCCGCCGAACCGCAGGCCGCCGCCGACGTGCTGCGCGAGGCGGGCCTGGTCGCCGCGGACGAGAAGCTCACCGAGAGCGGCTACCGCATCGTGCTCAACACCGGTGCGGGCGCCGGACAGACCGTCTTCCACGCGCACGCCCACGTCCTGGGCGGGCGCGGGATGCAGTGGCCCCCCGGATAA
- a CDS encoding 16S rRNA (uracil(1498)-N(3))-methyltransferase: MTAPVFVVEQLPGGQEFVLDGPEGRHAVSVKRLNQGEDVVLTDGRGRWAEGVVRAAEGKDRLVVTGLENVHEEPVPTPHLTVVQALPKGDRGELAVETMTETGVDAIVPWQAARCITQWKGDRGLKSLAKWRSTAREAGKQSRRVRFPEVAEAMTTKQVAALLAGADFAGVLHEDRDSGSEPLATVQLPSHGSIVLVVGPEGGVSPQELAAFAEAGAPPYRLGPSVLRTSTAGTAAAALLMGRTGRWS, encoded by the coding sequence GTGACGGCACCGGTCTTCGTCGTCGAACAGCTGCCCGGCGGGCAGGAGTTCGTCCTGGACGGCCCCGAGGGACGGCACGCCGTGTCCGTGAAGCGGCTCAACCAGGGGGAGGACGTCGTCCTGACCGACGGCCGGGGCCGCTGGGCGGAAGGCGTCGTACGGGCGGCCGAGGGCAAGGACCGGCTCGTGGTCACCGGCCTGGAGAACGTCCACGAGGAGCCCGTGCCCACCCCGCACCTCACCGTCGTCCAGGCGCTGCCCAAGGGCGACCGCGGTGAGCTCGCCGTGGAGACGATGACCGAGACGGGTGTCGACGCGATCGTGCCCTGGCAGGCCGCGCGCTGCATCACGCAGTGGAAGGGCGACCGCGGACTGAAGTCCCTGGCCAAGTGGCGCAGCACCGCGCGCGAGGCGGGCAAGCAGTCGCGCCGGGTGCGCTTCCCCGAGGTGGCCGAGGCCATGACGACCAAGCAGGTCGCGGCCCTGCTGGCCGGGGCGGACTTCGCGGGCGTCCTGCACGAGGACCGCGACAGCGGCAGCGAGCCGCTCGCCACCGTCCAACTCCCTTCTCACGGCTCGATCGTGCTGGTCGTGGGCCCGGAAGGCGGGGTCTCGCCCCAGGAGCTGGCCGCCTTCGCCGAGGCGGGAGCGCCCCCGTACCGGCTCGGCCCCAGTGTGCTGCGCACCTCGACCGCGGGGACGGCCGCGGCGGCCCTGCTGATGGGACGCACCGGGCGCTGGAGCTGA
- a CDS encoding nitronate monooxygenase — MSLALTDLFRYPIVQAPMAGGVSRPELAAAVTEAGGIGFLAAGYKTADGMYNEVKQLRRLTGGPFGVNLFMPQPLVADPAAVEVYRHQLAGEASWYETPLGDTDSSGDDGYEAKVAILLDDPVPVVSFTFGCPAREVLDAFAAAGTLTVVTVTSPQEARNARWAGAAALCVQGGEAGGHQSTHRDDPQAGLAGTGLLSLLAEIRESVQLPVVAAGGLMRGSQITAVLAAGADAAQLGTAFLPCPESGAHPLHKQALTNPLFVTTTLTRAFSGRPARGLVNRFVREHGPYAPAAYPQVHQLTSGLRKAAARTEDAQGMALWAGQGHRLARELPAGELVGVLAAEMEAARAAVSVRSAQ; from the coding sequence ATGTCCTTGGCGCTGACCGATCTCTTCCGGTATCCGATCGTGCAGGCCCCCATGGCGGGCGGTGTGTCACGCCCGGAGCTGGCCGCCGCCGTCACCGAGGCGGGCGGGATCGGTTTCCTGGCCGCCGGGTACAAGACGGCGGACGGGATGTACAACGAGGTCAAGCAGCTCCGGAGGCTGACCGGCGGACCCTTCGGCGTCAACCTCTTCATGCCGCAGCCGCTGGTCGCCGACCCCGCCGCCGTCGAGGTCTACCGCCACCAGCTGGCCGGTGAGGCCTCCTGGTACGAGACCCCTCTCGGCGACACGGACTCCAGCGGCGACGACGGCTACGAGGCCAAGGTCGCGATCCTGCTGGACGATCCCGTACCCGTGGTCTCCTTCACCTTCGGCTGCCCCGCCCGAGAGGTGCTCGACGCGTTCGCCGCGGCCGGCACGCTCACCGTGGTCACGGTCACCTCGCCGCAGGAGGCGCGGAACGCCCGGTGGGCGGGAGCCGCCGCCCTCTGCGTCCAGGGCGGCGAGGCGGGCGGACATCAGTCCACGCACCGCGACGACCCCCAGGCCGGCCTCGCCGGCACCGGACTGCTCTCCCTGCTCGCCGAGATCCGTGAGTCCGTACAGCTGCCGGTCGTCGCGGCCGGAGGGCTGATGCGCGGCTCCCAGATCACGGCCGTCCTGGCGGCCGGGGCCGACGCGGCCCAGCTCGGTACGGCGTTCCTCCCGTGCCCCGAGTCGGGGGCGCACCCGCTGCACAAGCAGGCCCTGACCAACCCGCTGTTCGTGACGACCACCCTGACCCGGGCCTTCTCCGGCCGCCCCGCACGCGGGCTGGTCAACCGGTTCGTACGGGAACACGGCCCGTACGCCCCCGCCGCCTACCCGCAGGTGCACCAGCTGACCAGCGGGCTGCGCAAGGCCGCCGCCCGTACCGAGGACGCACAGGGCATGGCCCTGTGGGCGGGCCAGGGGCACCGGCTGGCGCGCGAGCTGCCCGCCGGTGAGCTCGTGGGTGTGCTCGCCGCCGAAATGGAAGCCGCACGTGCGGCAGTGAGTGTGAGGAGTGCCCAGTGA
- the dnaJ gene encoding molecular chaperone DnaJ, which yields MATDYYAVLGVRRDASQDEIKKAFRRLARELHPDVNPDPKTQERFKEINAAYEVLSDPQKKQVYDLGGDPLSASGGGGGAGGFGAGGFGNFSDIMDAFFGNAAQRGPRSRTRRGQDAMIRLEIDLNEAAFGTTKDIQVDTAVVCTTCSGEGAAPGTSAQTCDMCRGRGEVSQVTRSFLGQVMTSRPCPQCQGFGTVVPTPCPECAGDGRIRSRRTLTVKIPAGVDNGTRIQLAGEGEVGPGGGPAGDLYVEIHEVSHAVFQRRGDDLHCTVTIPMTAAALGTQVPLETLDGLEEIDIRPGTQSGQSVPLHGRGITHLRGGGRGDLIVHVEVMTPTKMDPEQERLLRELAKLRGEERPTGQFQPGQQGLFSRLKDAFNGR from the coding sequence GTGGCCACGGACTACTACGCCGTACTCGGCGTGCGCCGCGACGCATCTCAGGACGAGATCAAGAAGGCATTCCGTCGGCTCGCACGCGAGCTGCACCCGGATGTCAACCCGGACCCGAAGACCCAGGAGCGGTTCAAGGAGATCAACGCCGCTTACGAGGTGCTGTCGGACCCGCAGAAGAAGCAGGTCTACGACCTCGGCGGCGACCCGCTGTCCGCCTCCGGCGGTGGCGGGGGTGCCGGTGGCTTCGGTGCCGGCGGCTTCGGCAACTTCAGCGACATCATGGACGCGTTCTTCGGCAACGCCGCCCAGCGCGGGCCCCGTTCGCGGACCAGGCGCGGCCAGGACGCCATGATCCGGCTGGAGATCGACCTCAACGAGGCGGCCTTCGGCACGACCAAGGACATCCAGGTCGACACGGCGGTCGTCTGTACGACCTGCAGTGGCGAGGGCGCCGCACCCGGCACCTCCGCGCAGACCTGCGACATGTGCCGCGGCCGTGGCGAGGTCTCCCAGGTCACCAGGTCCTTCCTGGGCCAGGTCATGACCTCACGGCCCTGCCCGCAGTGCCAGGGCTTCGGCACGGTCGTCCCGACCCCGTGCCCCGAGTGCGCCGGTGACGGCCGCATCCGCTCGCGGCGCACCCTCACCGTGAAGATCCCCGCAGGTGTCGACAACGGCACCCGGATCCAGCTCGCGGGCGAAGGCGAGGTCGGCCCCGGCGGCGGCCCCGCCGGCGATCTGTACGTCGAGATCCACGAGGTCTCCCACGCCGTGTTCCAGCGGCGCGGCGACGACCTGCACTGCACGGTCACCATCCCGATGACGGCTGCGGCGCTCGGCACACAGGTGCCGCTGGAGACACTCGACGGTCTGGAGGAGATCGACATCAGGCCGGGCACCCAGTCCGGCCAGTCGGTCCCGCTGCACGGGCGCGGCATCACGCATCTGCGTGGCGGCGGGCGCGGTGACCTGATCGTGCACGTCGAGGTCATGACCCCGACGAAGATGGACCCCGAGCAGGAGCGCCTCCTGCGGGAGCTGGCCAAGCTGCGCGGCGAGGAGCGGCCCACCGGCCAGTTCCAGCCGGGACAGCAGGGACTCTTCTCCCGCCTGAAGGACGCCTTCAACGGCCGCTGA
- the hrcA gene encoding heat-inducible transcriptional repressor HrcA, whose amino-acid sequence MLSERRLEVLRAIVQDYVGTEEPVGSKALTERHSLGVSPATVRNDMAVLEDEGFIAQPHTSAGRIPTDKGYRLFVDKLAGVKPLSSPERRAIQNFLDGAVDLDDVVGRTVRLLAQLTRQVAVVQYPSLTRSTVRHVELLSLAPARLMLVLITDTGRVEQRMIDCPAPFGDTSLADLRARLNSRVVGRRFADVPQLVQDLPESFENEDRGTVSTVLSVLLETLVEETEERLIIGGTSNLTRFGHDFPVMIRPVLEALEEQVVLLKLLGEATDSGMTVRIGHENAHEGLNATSVVAVGYGSGDEAVAKLGVVGPTRMDYPGTMGAVRAVARYVGQILAES is encoded by the coding sequence GTGCTCAGCGAACGCAGACTCGAAGTGCTGCGCGCCATCGTCCAGGACTATGTCGGCACCGAGGAGCCCGTCGGCTCCAAGGCGCTCACGGAGCGGCACAGCCTTGGGGTCTCCCCGGCTACCGTCCGCAACGACATGGCCGTGCTGGAGGACGAGGGCTTCATCGCCCAGCCGCACACCAGTGCGGGGCGCATTCCGACGGACAAGGGCTACCGGCTCTTCGTCGACAAGCTTGCGGGCGTGAAGCCCTTGTCGTCGCCGGAGCGCCGGGCCATTCAGAATTTCCTCGACGGCGCGGTCGACCTCGACGACGTCGTGGGCCGCACGGTCCGGCTGCTCGCGCAGCTGACCAGACAGGTCGCCGTCGTGCAGTACCCCTCGCTGACCCGGTCGACGGTCCGGCACGTGGAGCTGCTGTCGCTGGCTCCCGCCCGGCTGATGCTCGTCCTGATCACGGACACGGGCCGGGTCGAGCAGCGTATGATCGATTGCCCTGCACCCTTCGGTGACACGTCACTGGCCGATCTGCGGGCCCGGCTCAACAGCCGGGTCGTCGGAAGACGCTTTGCGGATGTCCCGCAACTGGTGCAGGACCTGCCGGAGTCATTCGAGAACGAGGACCGGGGAACCGTTTCGACGGTGCTCTCCGTTCTTCTCGAGACACTGGTCGAAGAGACGGAGGAGCGGCTGATCATCGGCGGCACCTCCAACCTCACCCGTTTCGGGCACGACTTCCCTGTGATGATCCGGCCGGTGCTGGAGGCATTGGAGGAGCAGGTAGTGCTGCTGAAGCTGCTCGGTGAGGCAACGGATTCGGGCATGACCGTACGGATCGGGCACGAGAACGCCCACGAGGGCCTCAACGCCACGTCCGTCGTCGCGGTCGGCTACGGTTCGGGCGACGAGGCAGTCGCCAAACTCGGCGTGGTCGGACCGACCCGCATGGACTACCCCGGAACGATGGGAGCGGTACGCGCAGTGGCACGTTACGTCGGACAGATCCTGGCGGAGTCGTAA
- a CDS encoding MBL fold metallo-hydrolase has protein sequence MDVSWEEFGWERLGNGTGRRRLPVWDATAALVAGADGVLLYDTGSTLREGVELRTQAEGLLGRRVTHIALSHPHFDHVLGTAAFSGAEVYGAVGTAELLGRGEELRADALRHGMSEADATAATDALVAPRHQVSGEWTLDLGGGLQVLLANVGPGHSGHDLAVLVPGSPVVVLCGDLVEESGEPQAGGDAVPTHWPAALDRLLELGGEDALYVPGHGAVVDAAFVRAQRDQLADRFGVS, from the coding sequence ATGGACGTCTCTTGGGAAGAGTTCGGCTGGGAGCGGTTGGGCAACGGTACGGGGCGGCGGCGCCTCCCCGTCTGGGACGCGACCGCCGCGCTGGTGGCCGGGGCCGACGGTGTGCTGCTCTACGACACCGGTTCGACGCTCCGGGAGGGCGTCGAACTGCGGACCCAGGCCGAGGGCCTGCTGGGCCGGAGGGTGACGCATATCGCACTGAGCCATCCGCACTTCGACCACGTACTGGGCACGGCGGCGTTCTCCGGGGCGGAGGTCTACGGAGCGGTCGGCACGGCGGAACTGCTGGGCCGGGGCGAGGAGCTGCGCGCGGACGCGCTGCGGCACGGGATGAGCGAGGCGGACGCCACCGCGGCCACCGACGCCCTGGTGGCCCCGCGGCATCAGGTGAGCGGTGAGTGGACGCTCGATCTCGGCGGCGGGCTCCAGGTCCTGCTGGCCAATGTGGGCCCCGGGCACAGCGGTCACGACCTGGCGGTGCTGGTACCGGGCTCCCCCGTCGTGGTGCTCTGCGGCGACCTGGTCGAGGAGTCGGGCGAACCCCAGGCCGGCGGGGACGCCGTCCCCACGCACTGGCCGGCCGCTCTGGACCGGCTGCTGGAGCTGGGCGGCGAGGACGCGCTGTACGTACCGGGCCACGGGGCGGTCGTGGACGCGGCGTTCGTACGGGCGCAGCGTGATCAACTGGCCGATCGCTTCGGCGTGTCGTGA
- a CDS encoding DUF3097 domain-containing protein produces the protein MRSYQPDLTPPWKKSAPAPEVPAEPDLVVEEAVSGFCGAVIRCEKTAQGPTVTLEDRFGKHRVFPMEPRGFLLEGKVVTLVRPSTGGPVRPARTASGSVAVPGARARVARAGRIYVEGRHDAELVERVWGDDLRIEGVVVEYLEGVDDLPAIVREFAPGPDARLGVLVDHLVPGSKESRIAGQVTDAHVLVVGHPYIDVWEAVKPSSVGIPGWPEVPRGQDWKTGVCRALGWPENTGAAWQHILSKVVSYKDLEPQLLGRVEELIDFVTLPE, from the coding sequence ATGCGCAGCTACCAGCCGGACCTGACTCCGCCGTGGAAGAAGTCCGCCCCCGCCCCCGAGGTGCCCGCAGAGCCCGATCTGGTCGTCGAGGAGGCCGTCAGCGGCTTCTGCGGCGCGGTGATCCGGTGCGAGAAGACGGCCCAGGGGCCGACGGTCACGCTGGAGGACCGCTTCGGCAAGCACCGGGTCTTCCCCATGGAGCCGCGAGGCTTCCTGCTGGAGGGGAAGGTGGTCACGCTCGTACGTCCGTCGACCGGCGGCCCGGTCCGCCCGGCGCGGACCGCGTCCGGTTCGGTGGCGGTCCCCGGGGCACGGGCACGGGTGGCGCGCGCGGGCCGGATCTATGTGGAGGGGCGTCACGACGCCGAGCTCGTGGAGCGGGTCTGGGGCGACGACCTGCGCATCGAGGGCGTGGTGGTGGAGTACCTGGAGGGCGTCGACGACCTCCCGGCGATCGTGCGGGAGTTCGCACCGGGCCCGGACGCCCGGCTCGGTGTCCTGGTCGACCACCTGGTGCCCGGTTCCAAGGAGTCCCGGATCGCCGGGCAGGTCACCGACGCGCACGTGCTGGTGGTGGGGCACCCGTACATCGATGTCTGGGAGGCCGTGAAACCGTCCTCCGTGGGCATCCCAGGGTGGCCTGAGGTACCGCGCGGCCAGGACTGGAAGACGGGCGTCTGCCGCGCCCTGGGATGGCCGGAGAACACGGGCGCGGCCTGGCAGCACATTCTTTCCAAGGTCGTCTCGTACAAGGACCTGGAGCCGCAACTACTGGGCCGCGTAGAGGAATTGATCGACTTCGTCACTCTTCCCGAATGA
- the hemW gene encoding radical SAM family heme chaperone HemW, producing the protein MPSVLPDGEPVPDDGALPRHALEGAADRPLGFYLHVPYCATRCGYCDFNTYTATELRGSGGALASRDNYAAHLVEEVRQARKVLGDDPRPVRTVFVGGGTPTLLPAADLVRMLAAIREEFGLAEDAEITTEANPESVDPAYLAALREGGFNRVSFGMQSARQHVLKVLDRTHTPGRPEACVAEARAAGFEHVNLDLIYGTPGESDDDWRASLDAAIGAGPDHVSAYALIVEEGTQLARRIRRGEVPMTDDDVHADRYLIADEAMAAAGFSWYEVSNWSRTPEGRCLHNELYWRGADWWGAGPGAHSHVGGVRWWNVKHPGAYAQALAEGRSPGAGREVLADEDRRVERILLELRLVEGCPLSLLAPAGLAAAGRAVADGLLEPGPYAEGRAVLTLRGRLLADAVVRDLVD; encoded by the coding sequence ATGCCTTCCGTACTGCCCGATGGTGAACCCGTGCCCGACGACGGGGCACTGCCCCGCCATGCCCTGGAAGGCGCCGCCGACCGGCCGCTCGGCTTCTACCTGCACGTGCCCTACTGCGCCACCCGCTGCGGCTACTGCGACTTCAACACCTACACCGCGACCGAGCTGCGCGGTTCCGGTGGCGCCCTGGCGTCCCGGGACAACTACGCGGCCCATCTGGTCGAGGAGGTCCGCCAGGCCCGCAAGGTCCTGGGCGACGACCCCCGCCCGGTCCGGACGGTCTTCGTCGGCGGCGGTACGCCGACACTGCTGCCCGCCGCGGACCTCGTCCGGATGCTCGCGGCGATCCGTGAGGAGTTCGGGCTGGCGGAGGACGCCGAGATCACCACCGAGGCCAACCCGGAATCCGTCGACCCGGCGTATCTGGCGGCGCTGCGGGAAGGCGGCTTCAACCGGGTCTCCTTCGGCATGCAGAGCGCCCGGCAGCACGTCCTGAAGGTCCTGGACCGCACCCACACGCCCGGTCGGCCCGAGGCCTGTGTGGCCGAAGCCCGTGCGGCCGGCTTCGAGCACGTCAACCTCGACCTGATCTACGGGACCCCCGGCGAGTCCGACGACGACTGGCGTGCCTCCCTGGACGCTGCGATCGGCGCCGGGCCCGACCACGTGTCGGCGTACGCGCTGATCGTCGAGGAAGGTACGCAGCTGGCCCGGCGCATCCGCCGCGGCGAGGTTCCCATGACGGACGACGACGTCCACGCCGACCGCTATCTGATCGCCGACGAGGCGATGGCGGCGGCGGGTTTCTCCTGGTACGAGGTGTCGAACTGGTCCCGCACCCCCGAGGGCCGCTGCCTGCACAACGAGCTGTACTGGCGCGGGGCCGACTGGTGGGGCGCCGGGCCGGGGGCCCATAGCCACGTCGGCGGGGTGCGCTGGTGGAACGTCAAGCATCCCGGGGCCTACGCGCAGGCCCTGGCCGAGGGCCGATCGCCCGGAGCCGGCCGTGAGGTGCTCGCAGACGAGGACCGGCGGGTCGAGCGCATCCTGCTGGAGCTGCGTCTCGTCGAGGGCTGCCCGCTGTCACTGCTCGCCCCCGCGGGCCTGGCGGCGGCCGGCCGCGCGGTGGCGGACGGACTGCTGGAGCCCGGACCGTATGCCGAGGGCCGGGCAGTCCTCACACTGCGCGGCCGGCTGCTGGCCGACGCGGTGGTGCGGGACCTGGTGGACTGA